One Deinococcus reticulitermitis genomic region harbors:
- a CDS encoding Hsp33 family molecular chaperone HslO, translating into MTDPAVHSGSVTDRYADLPLPASSILRATAAGGTLRLVGIEASRIVEEARLRHHLSKTATAALGRALAASALLAVVLGKRTDARVSLRIEGGGPVGWIVAEGSADGRLRGYVRQPGADLPPRASDGKLDVSGIVGTDGEIAVTRLLANGEPYTGSVRLQSGEIAEDVSFYLGASEQIPNAVLLGVYEEGGRVAHAGGLIIQAMPGVSDETLGRLEANIRALGLLTDQLRAGGLLAALEAAAQGLDLQLATEAQPAHFSCRCSRGKALDSLKFFDANERQEMIEEGGQNVHCHWCGENYHLSPAEIAALDAEERRAQA; encoded by the coding sequence ATGACCGACCCAGCCGTCCACTCTGGCTCCGTGACTGACCGCTACGCCGACCTCCCCTTGCCGGCCTCGTCCATCCTGCGGGCGACGGCGGCGGGCGGCACGCTGCGGCTGGTCGGCATCGAGGCGTCGCGGATCGTGGAAGAGGCGCGGCTGCGCCATCACCTGTCCAAGACGGCCACCGCCGCGCTCGGGCGCGCGCTCGCGGCCTCGGCGCTGCTCGCGGTGGTGCTCGGCAAACGCACGGACGCCCGGGTGTCGCTGAGGATCGAGGGCGGCGGCCCGGTCGGCTGGATTGTCGCCGAGGGCAGCGCCGACGGGCGGCTGCGCGGCTACGTGCGCCAGCCCGGCGCCGACCTCCCGCCGCGCGCGAGCGACGGCAAGCTCGACGTGAGCGGCATCGTGGGCACGGACGGCGAGATCGCGGTGACGCGGCTGCTCGCCAACGGAGAGCCCTATACCGGCAGCGTGCGGCTCCAGAGCGGCGAAATCGCCGAGGACGTGAGCTTTTACCTCGGCGCCTCCGAGCAGATTCCTAACGCGGTGCTGCTCGGCGTCTACGAGGAAGGCGGGCGGGTGGCGCACGCAGGAGGCCTGATCATTCAGGCGATGCCGGGCGTGAGCGACGAGACGCTGGGGCGACTGGAGGCCAACATCCGGGCGCTGGGTCTGCTGACCGATCAGCTCCGCGCCGGGGGGCTCCTGGCCGCGCTGGAGGCCGCCGCCCAGGGCCTGGACCTGCAACTCGCCACCGAAGCGCAGCCGGCGCACTTCTCGTGCCGCTGCTCGCGCGGCAAGGCCCTCGACAGCCTGAAATTCTTCGACGCGAACGAGCGCCAGGAGATGATTGAGGAGGGTGGGCAAAACGTCCACTGCCACTGGTGCGGCGAGAACTATCACCTCTCCCCCGCCGAGATCGCCGCCCTGGACGCTGAGGAGCGGCGGGCGCAGGCCTGA
- a CDS encoding S1C family serine protease, which produces MKPRALPLLLVLLGLGLGATLLRDTLPVGGAQSTVTPAQPPTSSLSAEAGARLQNEQNTIEIVQRYEPGLIFITTEDRMVSEYGWMFGPPQEQVQRGVGSGFFINAAGDILTNYHVVAGAGVEAADRIQIKLFGGQKTVDAEVIGLAPQYDLALIRPRRGQLAPGDIRPIPLGDSDRIAVGQKAVAMGAPFGLEFSVSEGIVSAASRPIPIGFSLSGGEGITQLAIQTDAAINPGNSGGPLLGSDGRVIGINTQIYSPSGQAGAAQSAGVGFAIPINTAKNLLPRLQAARGGVVAAPRIGIVPGLLVQGPGGGQALGLSVLDPASKRASGLPERGLLVGTVQPGSPAARAGLRGADREQAIARGAGVIRLGGDVIVGAAGQDVDALEDLQAVLLDKQVGDQIELRIVRGNQTRTVTLTLDESAFE; this is translated from the coding sequence ATGAAGCCCAGGGCTCTTCCCCTCCTCCTCGTGCTGCTCGGTCTGGGTCTGGGCGCCACGCTGCTGCGCGACACGCTGCCTGTCGGCGGCGCGCAGAGCACGGTGACTCCAGCCCAGCCGCCGACCTCCTCCCTGAGCGCCGAAGCCGGCGCCCGGCTCCAGAACGAGCAGAACACCATAGAGATCGTGCAGCGCTACGAACCGGGGCTGATCTTCATCACGACCGAGGACCGGATGGTCAGCGAATACGGCTGGATGTTCGGTCCCCCGCAAGAGCAGGTGCAGCGCGGCGTCGGCAGCGGCTTTTTCATCAACGCGGCGGGCGACATCCTGACCAACTACCACGTCGTGGCGGGCGCAGGCGTCGAGGCCGCCGACCGCATCCAGATCAAGCTGTTCGGCGGCCAAAAGACCGTGGACGCCGAAGTGATCGGGCTCGCGCCGCAGTACGACCTCGCGCTGATCCGGCCCCGGCGCGGTCAGCTCGCGCCGGGTGACATCCGCCCGATTCCGCTCGGCGACTCGGACCGCATCGCGGTGGGTCAGAAGGCGGTGGCGATGGGCGCACCCTTCGGCCTCGAGTTCAGCGTGTCCGAAGGCATCGTGAGCGCCGCCTCGCGTCCGATCCCCATCGGGTTTTCGCTGAGCGGCGGCGAGGGCATCACGCAGCTCGCCATCCAGACCGACGCGGCGATCAACCCCGGCAACTCGGGCGGGCCGCTGCTCGGCAGCGACGGACGGGTGATCGGCATCAACACCCAGATCTACTCGCCGAGCGGTCAGGCGGGCGCGGCCCAGAGCGCGGGCGTGGGCTTTGCCATTCCGATCAACACCGCCAAGAACCTGCTGCCCCGGCTGCAGGCGGCGCGCGGCGGAGTGGTGGCGGCGCCGCGCATCGGCATCGTGCCGGGCCTGCTCGTTCAGGGCCCGGGCGGCGGCCAGGCCCTCGGCCTGAGCGTGCTCGACCCGGCGAGTAAACGCGCTTCCGGCCTTCCGGAACGCGGACTGCTGGTCGGCACCGTTCAGCCCGGCTCTCCCGCCGCCCGCGCGGGCCTGCGCGGCGCAGACCGTGAGCAGGCGATCGCGCGCGGCGCGGGCGTGATCCGGCTCGGCGGCGACGTGATCGTGGGGGCGGCGGGCCAGGACGTGGACGCGCTCGAAGACCTGCAAGCGGTCCTGCTCGACAAGCAGGTCGGGGATCAGATCGAGCTCAGGATCGTGCGCGGGAACCAGACACGCACCGTCACGCTGACGCTCGACGAGTCCGCCTTTGAGTGA
- a CDS encoding CCA tRNA nucleotidyltransferase, with amino-acid sequence MLARLARLAPPEARLALVGGAVRDALLGQTPLDLDLVVEGAEVEDLARATGLRFLFHPAFHNATLTLEDGRGVDLVRSRREHYPLPGHNPQPEPGTLEDDLRRRDFSVNALALKLPAPGERPTLLDVVGGLGDLVRGELRPLHAGSLRDDASRLVRGARIAARLGLRAAPELLAQVPDALAAAQHTPRLWAELRLLLTEPRPGAALRTLRDWGAGGLLPGLDLLMALDARQDAGTPVSPQVYAAAALHAAPDPAALAGQLGLGDKPLRLLSRARSDTFSASGTPERLLRELLRPESYPPLTGKEVLALGVAPGKAVGAALAHLAALRRSGEVRNVQEERAALRAYLGAPAELQEVKKP; translated from the coding sequence CTGCTTGCCAGGTTGGCGCGGCTCGCGCCCCCGGAAGCGCGGCTCGCCCTGGTGGGGGGCGCGGTGCGCGACGCGCTGCTCGGGCAGACGCCGCTCGACCTCGACCTCGTGGTCGAAGGCGCGGAGGTGGAAGACCTCGCGCGGGCGACCGGGCTGAGGTTCCTCTTTCACCCCGCCTTCCACAACGCGACCCTGACGCTGGAAGACGGGCGCGGGGTTGACCTCGTGCGCTCACGGCGCGAGCACTATCCGCTGCCGGGGCACAACCCGCAGCCCGAGCCGGGCACGCTCGAAGACGACCTGCGCCGGCGCGACTTCTCAGTCAACGCGCTCGCGCTCAAGCTGCCGGCCCCGGGCGAGCGGCCCACCCTGCTCGACGTGGTGGGCGGCCTGGGTGATCTGGTGCGGGGGGAGCTGCGCCCCCTGCACGCCGGGTCGCTGCGCGACGATGCGAGCCGGCTGGTGCGCGGCGCCCGGATCGCGGCGCGGCTGGGGTTGCGCGCGGCCCCGGAGCTGCTCGCGCAGGTGCCGGACGCCCTCGCCGCGGCCCAGCACACCCCGCGGCTCTGGGCTGAGTTGCGCCTGCTGCTCACCGAGCCCCGTCCCGGCGCCGCCCTCCGGACCCTGCGCGACTGGGGGGCGGGTGGGCTGCTGCCGGGCCTCGATCTGCTCATGGCGCTCGACGCCCGTCAGGACGCCGGAACGCCCGTTTCGCCGCAGGTCTACGCTGCCGCCGCGCTGCACGCCGCACCTGACCCTGCCGCGCTCGCCGGGCAGCTGGGGCTGGGAGACAAGCCGCTCAGGCTGCTCTCCCGCGCGCGGTCCGACACCTTCTCTGCGTCTGGAACCCCTGAGCGGCTCCTGCGCGAGTTGCTGAGGCCGGAAAGCTACCCGCCCCTGACCGGCAAGGAGGTGCTCGCGCTGGGGGTGGCGCCGGGCAAGGCGGTGGGGGCGGCCCTCGCGCATCTCGCCGCCCTGCGCCGGAGCGGGGAGGTGCGGAACGTGCAGGAGGAGCGCGCGGCGCTGCGGGCATACCTCGGAGCGCCGGCCGAGCTCCAGGAAGTCAAGAAACCGTAG
- a CDS encoding site-2 protease family protein — translation MGLISLLQSNPLAFVIVALALVLSLTVHEFAHAYVADRLGDRTPRSYGRVTLNPVKHLDPIGTLLILFVGFGFARPVPINPRNLGRWGVLWATAAGPLSNLVIALVCGLLLATLPFSPILSVVLITVLSVNVVLAVFNLLPIPLLDGSRILGSLVPSLGRSLAQFEAQPFSFVIVMVFIYLASAPIGQLIGRVQRWVLTTVGA, via the coding sequence ATGGGCCTGATCTCTCTGTTACAAAGCAACCCGCTGGCGTTCGTCATCGTCGCGCTGGCGCTGGTGCTCTCGCTCACGGTGCACGAGTTCGCGCACGCCTACGTCGCCGACCGCCTCGGGGACCGCACGCCGCGCTCCTACGGGCGGGTGACGCTCAACCCGGTCAAGCACCTCGACCCCATCGGCACGCTGCTGATCCTCTTCGTCGGTTTTGGCTTCGCGCGCCCGGTGCCGATCAATCCGCGCAACCTGGGCCGCTGGGGCGTGCTGTGGGCCACTGCCGCCGGCCCGCTCAGCAACCTCGTGATCGCCCTCGTCTGTGGGCTGCTGCTCGCCACCTTGCCGTTTTCGCCCATCCTCAGCGTCGTGCTGATCACGGTGCTCAGCGTCAACGTGGTGCTCGCGGTGTTCAACCTGCTGCCGATTCCGCTGCTCGACGGCAGCCGCATCCTCGGGTCGCTCGTGCCGTCGCTCGGGCGCAGCCTCGCGCAGTTCGAGGCCCAGCCGTTCTCGTTCGTGATCGTGATGGTCTTTATCTACCTCGCCAGCGCCCCCATCGGGCAACTGATCGGGCGGGTGCAGCGCTGGGTGCTCACCACGGTCGGAGCGTAG
- a CDS encoding Glu/Leu/Phe/Val family dehydrogenase, translating into MTTTEPRAAQDRAFAHPLPSYLDPNNIGPYEIYLEQVERVTPYLGKLAYWVETLKRPKRILVVDVPIHLDDGTVAHFEGYRVQHNTSRGPAKGGVRYHQDVTLSEVMALSAWMTVKNAAVNLPYGGGKGGIRIDPRRYSQGELERVTRRYTTEIGLIIGPEKDIPAPDVNTGPQTMAWMMDTYSMNVGRTATGVVTGKPISLGGSLGRSDATGRGVFVTGAEAMKKLGMPMEGAKIAIQGFGNVGEAAARIFHQHGAKIVAIQDVTGTIHSDAGIDPKAALEHLRRTGKITDLPGTEELGAGEFWAVDCDVLIPAALEKQITLQNADQIKARLVVEGANGPTIPAADDLLAQKGVTVVPDVLANAGGVTVSYFEWVQDFSSFFWTEDEINARLDRIMREAFGSLWDVKERHGVTLRTAVYIVACTRVLEARAMRGLYP; encoded by the coding sequence GTGACCACCACCGAACCCCGCGCCGCGCAGGACCGGGCCTTTGCCCACCCGCTGCCGAGCTACCTCGATCCCAACAACATCGGCCCCTACGAGATCTACCTCGAGCAGGTCGAGCGCGTCACGCCGTACCTCGGCAAGCTTGCCTACTGGGTCGAGACCCTGAAGCGGCCCAAGCGCATCCTGGTCGTGGACGTGCCGATTCACCTCGACGACGGCACCGTCGCGCACTTTGAAGGCTACCGCGTGCAACACAACACCTCGCGCGGCCCGGCCAAGGGCGGCGTGCGCTACCACCAGGACGTGACCCTGAGCGAAGTGATGGCGCTCTCGGCGTGGATGACGGTGAAAAACGCCGCCGTGAACCTGCCCTACGGCGGTGGCAAAGGCGGCATCCGCATTGATCCGCGCCGCTACAGCCAGGGCGAACTTGAGCGCGTGACCCGGCGCTACACCACCGAGATCGGGCTGATCATCGGGCCGGAGAAGGACATTCCCGCGCCCGACGTGAACACCGGCCCGCAGACGATGGCGTGGATGATGGACACCTACTCGATGAACGTGGGCCGCACCGCGACCGGCGTGGTGACGGGCAAGCCGATCAGCCTGGGGGGCTCGCTCGGGCGCTCGGACGCGACCGGGCGCGGCGTCTTCGTGACCGGCGCCGAGGCGATGAAGAAACTCGGGATGCCGATGGAGGGCGCGAAGATCGCCATTCAGGGCTTCGGCAACGTGGGCGAGGCGGCGGCGCGCATCTTCCACCAGCATGGCGCCAAGATCGTGGCGATTCAGGACGTGACCGGCACCATTCACAGTGACGCCGGCATCGACCCGAAGGCCGCGCTGGAACACCTGCGCCGCACCGGCAAGATCACGGATCTGCCCGGCACCGAGGAACTGGGTGCGGGTGAGTTCTGGGCCGTGGACTGCGACGTGCTGATCCCGGCGGCGCTCGAAAAGCAGATCACCCTGCAAAACGCCGACCAGATCAAGGCCCGCCTCGTCGTCGAGGGCGCCAACGGCCCCACCATTCCCGCCGCTGACGACCTGCTGGCGCAGAAGGGCGTGACGGTGGTCCCCGACGTGCTCGCCAACGCGGGCGGCGTGACGGTGAGTTACTTCGAGTGGGTGCAGGACTTCTCGTCGTTCTTCTGGACCGAGGACGAGATCAATGCTCGCCTCGACCGCATCATGCGCGAGGCGTTCGGCAGCCTCTGGGACGTCAAGGAGCGTCACGGCGTCACCCTGCGTACGGCGGTGTACATCGTCGCCTGCACCCGCGTCCTCGAGGCGCGGGCGATGCGTGGGCTGTACCCGTAA
- a CDS encoding Glu/Leu/Phe/Val family dehydrogenase: MRASGLNWQGLIEQLQHALPYAEVTDQSLAYFKFPKRTVSLNLPVRMDDGSVRMFRGYRTVHSTARGPSMGGLRLKEGLNAHECEVLAAIMTLKAAVADLPLGGAKGGVDVDPGTLSAHELEGLTRRYTSELVELIGKNEDILAPDVGSDQQIMAWALDSFNENTGETSGGVVVGKPLPLGGCYASKDARGRSAALVTAQVWEAQGKTLERARVAVFGYGDVARRCAQTFAEQGAFVIAVSDTRSAAYASAGLDLHALAEHHAQAGSLHGFATDITPEELVELDVDVLVLAYDYGAVHAGNAHAVRARYVVEATNRAVLPEAERFLMGAGIQILPDVVASLGGLIVNYLEWVQDASNFFWTEAEIEAAIDARVHFAVSTVLAVAHERGVDLRTAAYTVALGRLNNATVMRGVYP; this comes from the coding sequence ATGCGGGCATCTGGACTCAACTGGCAGGGGCTGATCGAGCAGCTCCAGCACGCCCTGCCGTATGCCGAGGTGACCGATCAGTCCCTCGCCTATTTCAAGTTCCCCAAGCGCACCGTGAGCCTCAACCTGCCAGTCCGGATGGACGACGGCAGCGTGCGGATGTTTCGCGGCTACCGCACCGTGCACTCGACCGCGCGCGGCCCTTCGATGGGGGGGCTGCGCCTGAAAGAGGGCCTGAACGCCCACGAGTGTGAGGTGCTCGCCGCGATCATGACCCTCAAGGCGGCGGTGGCTGACCTTCCGCTCGGCGGCGCCAAGGGCGGGGTGGACGTGGACCCGGGGACCCTCTCGGCCCACGAACTCGAAGGCCTGACCCGGCGCTACACCTCCGAACTCGTCGAGTTGATCGGCAAGAACGAGGACATCCTCGCGCCGGACGTGGGCAGCGACCAGCAGATCATGGCGTGGGCGCTCGACTCGTTCAACGAGAACACGGGCGAGACGAGCGGCGGCGTGGTGGTCGGCAAACCGCTGCCGCTGGGCGGCTGCTACGCCAGCAAGGACGCCCGGGGCCGCAGCGCCGCCCTCGTGACGGCGCAGGTGTGGGAGGCGCAGGGCAAGACGCTGGAGCGCGCGCGCGTCGCCGTCTTCGGCTACGGGGACGTGGCCCGGCGCTGCGCCCAGACCTTCGCCGAGCAGGGCGCCTTCGTGATCGCCGTGAGCGATACGCGCAGCGCGGCCTACGCGAGCGCGGGCCTCGACCTGCACGCCCTGGCCGAGCACCACGCCCAGGCCGGGAGCCTGCACGGCTTTGCCACCGACATCACCCCTGAGGAGCTCGTCGAACTTGACGTGGACGTGCTTGTCCTTGCCTACGACTACGGCGCGGTCCATGCCGGCAACGCCCACGCCGTGCGCGCCCGCTACGTGGTGGAGGCGACCAACCGCGCCGTGCTGCCCGAAGCCGAGCGCTTTCTCATGGGGGCTGGCATCCAGATTCTCCCTGACGTGGTGGCGAGCCTCGGGGGACTGATCGTCAATTACCTCGAGTGGGTGCAAGACGCCTCGAACTTCTTCTGGACCGAGGCCGAGATCGAAGCCGCCATCGACGCCCGCGTTCATTTCGCCGTGAGCACCGTGCTCGCCGTGGCCCATGAGCGCGGCGTGGACCTGCGGACCGCCGCCTACACCGTGGCCCTGGGCCGCCTCAACAACGCGACCGTGATGCGCGGGGTCTACCCCTAA
- a CDS encoding homoaconitate hydratase (catalyzes the formation of homoisocitrate from cis-homoaconitate): MPRIWKFGDSVNTDDILPGKFAPFMAGEDVFQTFAFHYVRPEFAAEVRPGDVLIGGRNWGLGSSREYAPQALKKLQIGGIVAPTFARIHYRNLLNLGIPAFEFDLTGLLRDGDEVSLDAQTGRLTSAGGTVQLPPPPEFLREALREGSILAFFKKHGRFPGEKVGG, from the coding sequence ATGCCCAGAATCTGGAAATTCGGCGACAGCGTGAACACCGACGACATTCTCCCCGGCAAGTTCGCGCCATTTATGGCGGGGGAAGACGTGTTTCAGACCTTCGCCTTTCACTATGTTCGCCCCGAATTCGCCGCCGAGGTGCGCCCCGGCGACGTGTTGATCGGCGGGCGCAACTGGGGCCTGGGGTCGAGCCGCGAATATGCCCCGCAGGCCCTGAAAAAACTCCAGATCGGCGGCATCGTCGCGCCCACTTTTGCGCGCATCCACTACCGCAACCTGCTCAACCTCGGCATCCCGGCGTTCGAGTTCGACCTCACCGGGCTGCTGCGAGACGGCGACGAGGTGAGCCTCGACGCCCAGACCGGGCGCCTCACCTCTGCGGGCGGCACCGTGCAGCTTCCCCCACCGCCTGAGTTTCTGCGCGAGGCCCTGCGCGAAGGCAGCATCCTCGCCTTCTTCAAGAAACATGGGCGCTTCCCTGGTGAAAAGGTGGGGGGCTAG
- a CDS encoding DUF1517 domain-containing protein, whose translation MVSTSRAPTPASRAPTPPRRGRRWLTLAACGALALGSFSLPASGALNLSIGVAAAQSGGGFGGSSGGGGSSGGGFSGGGGYSGGGYSGGGYSGPIIIGGGGLGGGYYGGGGGFGLIPLLIFGLVIFGVVGAMRRSLGPGGAARGLGSLGAVSGTAQAVGVQLLLAEGDEVKRELARIAQTGDPDTDAGLARMVQEAALVALRHPERWVYGNVERAQGAASAAGNQVGAWATEARAAFQEQTTSNYQNNDPGSGYQRRTDHSYHKDAGDLYLAVTIAVAAHTLANLPPAGVTTAAEARAALLAISGVTEGDLIRAEVVWSPDTEGEFLSEDEAILKYPKLTKL comes from the coding sequence ATGGTCAGCACCTCCCGAGCTCCCACCCCGGCCTCCCGCGCCCCGACTCCACCCCGGCGGGGCCGACGCTGGCTGACGCTCGCCGCGTGCGGCGCCTTGGCACTCGGCAGCTTTTCCCTGCCGGCCTCCGGCGCCCTCAACCTGAGCATCGGTGTGGCGGCGGCGCAGTCGGGGGGCGGCTTTGGCGGCAGCTCGGGGGGCGGCGGCTCGTCGGGCGGCGGCTTCAGCGGCGGGGGCGGCTACTCCGGCGGGGGCTACAGCGGCGGCGGGTACTCGGGCCCGATCATCATCGGCGGGGGCGGGCTCGGCGGCGGGTATTACGGGGGCGGGGGCGGCTTCGGACTGATACCGCTGCTGATTTTCGGCCTGGTGATTTTCGGGGTCGTGGGCGCGATGCGCCGCAGCCTGGGCCCCGGGGGCGCAGCGCGCGGCCTGGGCAGCCTCGGCGCGGTGAGCGGCACGGCGCAGGCCGTGGGCGTGCAACTCCTGCTCGCCGAGGGCGACGAGGTCAAACGTGAGCTCGCGCGTATCGCCCAGACTGGCGACCCCGACACCGACGCGGGACTCGCGCGCATGGTGCAGGAAGCGGCCCTGGTGGCGCTGCGCCACCCCGAGCGCTGGGTCTACGGCAATGTCGAGCGGGCGCAGGGCGCGGCGAGTGCAGCGGGCAACCAGGTGGGCGCCTGGGCGACCGAGGCGCGCGCCGCCTTTCAGGAACAAACCACCAGCAACTACCAGAACAACGACCCCGGCAGCGGTTATCAGCGCCGCACCGATCACAGCTACCACAAGGACGCGGGCGACCTCTACCTCGCCGTGACCATCGCGGTCGCCGCCCACACCCTCGCCAACCTGCCTCCCGCCGGCGTCACCACCGCCGCCGAGGCCCGCGCCGCCCTGCTCGCCATCAGCGGCGTGACCGAGGGCGACCTGATCCGCGCCGAAGTCGTCTGGAGCCCCGACACCGAAGGCGAGTTCCTCTCGGAAGACGAGGCGATTCTCAAGTATCCCAAGCTCACCAAGCTCTGA
- a CDS encoding M20 family metallopeptidase: MSVPVSDTLRDEVIAWRRWLHQHPELGFQEHETARYVEAQLRELPGLTLSRPTETSVLAVLKGGAGAGKTVLLRADMDALPIQEEAEVEFASGNPGVMHACGHDGHTAMLLGAAKILAAEREQLRGEVRFIFQHAEELPPGGAQQLVDAGVMDGVDVAVGTHLMSPIPTGVVMLRDGPTLAAPDTFDLVIQGRGGHGALPHQTTDPVVIAAQVVMAFQTVISRLRDPIDPGVVSVTKIHGGSANNVIPDTVSLGGTVRTFSEELRAKIPGQLEGILRGLCDAYGASYTFTYQRGYRSLSNDPAVTERLRGVVRDVLPEAQLTEGQPIMGGEDFSAYLTKAPGTFVLIGAGNVAKGITAPHHHPKFMVDEAALEHGVKIYVGAARALTAG, from the coding sequence ATGAGCGTCCCGGTGAGCGATACCCTGCGGGACGAGGTGATCGCCTGGCGCCGCTGGCTGCACCAGCACCCCGAACTCGGCTTTCAGGAGCATGAGACGGCCCGCTACGTTGAGGCCCAGCTCCGCGAGCTGCCGGGCCTGACCCTCAGCCGCCCGACCGAGACGAGCGTGCTCGCCGTCCTGAAAGGGGGAGCGGGCGCCGGGAAGACGGTGCTGCTGCGCGCCGACATGGACGCGCTGCCGATTCAGGAGGAGGCCGAAGTCGAGTTCGCCTCTGGGAACCCCGGCGTGATGCACGCCTGCGGGCACGACGGGCACACCGCGATGCTGCTCGGGGCAGCGAAGATCCTGGCGGCGGAGCGCGAGCAGCTGCGCGGCGAGGTCCGCTTCATCTTCCAGCACGCCGAGGAGTTGCCCCCCGGCGGCGCGCAGCAACTCGTGGATGCGGGCGTCATGGACGGAGTCGACGTGGCGGTCGGCACCCACCTGATGAGCCCGATTCCGACCGGGGTGGTGATGCTGCGTGACGGCCCCACCCTCGCGGCGCCCGACACCTTCGACCTCGTGATCCAGGGCCGGGGCGGGCACGGCGCCCTGCCGCACCAGACGACCGACCCGGTGGTGATCGCCGCGCAGGTCGTGATGGCCTTCCAGACCGTGATCTCGCGCCTGCGCGACCCCATCGACCCCGGGGTGGTCAGCGTGACCAAGATTCACGGCGGCAGCGCCAACAACGTTATCCCTGACACCGTCAGCCTCGGCGGGACGGTGAGGACCTTCAGTGAGGAGTTGCGCGCGAAAATCCCCGGCCAGCTCGAAGGGATCCTCAGGGGCCTCTGCGACGCGTACGGCGCGAGCTACACCTTCACCTATCAGCGCGGCTACCGCTCGCTGAGCAATGACCCGGCGGTGACGGAGCGGCTGCGAGGGGTGGTGCGGGACGTGCTGCCCGAAGCGCAGCTCACCGAAGGGCAGCCCATCATGGGCGGCGAGGACTTCAGCGCCTACCTGACGAAAGCGCCCGGCACCTTTGTGCTGATTGGTGCAGGCAACGTGGCCAAGGGCATCACCGCCCCGCACCACCACCCGAAATTCATGGTGGACGAGGCCGCGCTCGAGCACGGCGTCAAAATCTACGTGGGGGCTGCGCGGGCGCTGACCGCCGGTTGA